A window from Vulcanimicrobium alpinum encodes these proteins:
- a CDS encoding phenylacetate--CoA ligase family protein, with protein MEAWSFPPRIDASYIPPNDQRYWHPVRETMPPDERDAAIAVRLREVMRHAYKSSAFYKKKWDDAGIDPESIRSLEDFERVPVVTKAELRASQAAHEPYGDYLCVPESEIHHIHGTSGTTGKPTAFAIGRNDWQTIGENHARILWGMGFRPGDTIFFGAIFSLYLGSWGAMSGAERMKARSFPFGAGAQGMTARAAQWLAMVKPAGFYGTPSYALRLAEVAREEGYDPRAFGLRTLFFSGEPGASIPSVRDRIENEFGARVIDTGTMAEMTPFMSAAGSAESHEGMLLWQDMVYHEVCDPATYARVPYGEQGTPVYTHLERTSQPMIRLLSNDLTHWVMEENPCGRTYPRLPKGVHGRIDDMFQIRGENVYPSEIDNVCNAIAGYGGEHRIHISRAQTMDELLVRAEYDATVAAGGDAAIAAFRRTLGDQLRKVLGVGANVEPVPPNTYERTDFKARRVVDDRDLYGQVYQSTHPH; from the coding sequence ATGGAAGCGTGGTCGTTTCCGCCGCGCATCGACGCTTCGTATATCCCGCCGAACGATCAGCGCTACTGGCATCCCGTCCGCGAGACGATGCCGCCCGACGAGCGCGACGCCGCGATCGCCGTGCGCCTGCGCGAGGTGATGCGCCACGCGTACAAGAGCTCGGCGTTCTACAAAAAGAAGTGGGACGATGCGGGGATCGACCCAGAGTCGATCCGCTCGCTCGAGGATTTCGAACGCGTCCCGGTCGTGACCAAGGCGGAACTGCGTGCGTCGCAGGCGGCGCACGAACCGTACGGCGACTACCTGTGCGTCCCCGAGTCGGAGATCCATCACATCCACGGCACGTCGGGCACCACCGGAAAGCCGACCGCGTTCGCGATCGGACGCAACGACTGGCAAACGATCGGCGAGAACCACGCGCGCATCCTGTGGGGGATGGGCTTCCGTCCCGGCGACACGATCTTCTTCGGCGCGATCTTCAGCCTGTATTTGGGTTCGTGGGGCGCGATGTCCGGCGCGGAGCGGATGAAGGCGCGCAGTTTCCCGTTCGGTGCGGGCGCGCAGGGAATGACCGCGCGCGCCGCACAGTGGCTCGCAATGGTGAAGCCCGCCGGCTTCTACGGCACGCCGTCGTACGCGCTGCGTCTCGCTGAGGTCGCACGCGAAGAAGGGTACGATCCGCGCGCGTTCGGCCTGCGCACGCTGTTCTTCTCCGGTGAACCGGGAGCGTCGATCCCGTCGGTACGCGATCGCATCGAAAACGAGTTCGGGGCACGCGTGATCGACACGGGGACGATGGCCGAGATGACGCCGTTCATGTCGGCGGCGGGGAGCGCAGAGTCGCACGAAGGGATGCTGCTCTGGCAGGACATGGTCTACCACGAGGTGTGCGATCCCGCAACCTACGCGCGCGTCCCGTACGGCGAGCAGGGGACGCCGGTGTACACGCATCTGGAACGGACGTCGCAGCCGATGATCCGGCTGCTCTCCAACGATCTCACGCATTGGGTGATGGAAGAGAACCCGTGCGGGCGTACTTATCCGCGGCTGCCGAAGGGCGTCCACGGCCGCATCGACGACATGTTCCAGATCCGCGGCGAAAACGTGTATCCCTCGGAGATCGACAACGTCTGCAACGCGATCGCCGGCTACGGCGGCGAGCACCGCATCCACATCAGCCGTGCGCAGACGATGGACGAACTGCTGGTCCGCGCCGAGTACGACGCGACGGTCGCCGCCGGCGGCGACGCAGCGATCGCGGCGTTCCGCCGCACGCTCGGCGATCAGCTCCGCAAAGTGCTGGGCGTCGGCGCCAACGTCGAACCTGTCCCCCCGAACACCTACGAACGCACCGACTTCAAAGCCCGCCGCGTCGTCGACGACCGCGACCTCTACGGCCAAGTCTACCAAAGCACCCACCCGCACTAA
- a CDS encoding thiamine pyrophosphate-binding protein: protein MTAAAPLRTSTASAAEYLARALHARGVRRVFGLEGGHVQPLWDHVARLGIAIVDVRDERAAVHMAHAHAELTGTVGIAMVTAGPGVTNTVTAVANATTAGVPVVVIGGAPPMPQDYRGPLQGIPQVDILAPIARYARTVRNADLVVGELDRAISAAEGEYGDRGASYIEFPTDVLRTEVPRQVVLDEFVAPRAPRRIAPDPSAVAAAVERLWSVRRPVVITGRGARGAASELLALLDALGAVYLDTQESRGLVPESHPSVVGAMRGAVMGQADVVITVGRKLDYQLGYGSPAVFPHATFVRIGDGVGEIGDNRRGAPEIFATPALALAAIVEAARGRAPAADRDWAGDLRRSHVERAQAYGAKLAQAPSGADGRMHPNRIFAAIRACVPDDAIAIADGGDILSFARLGLTQATYLDSGTFGCLGVGVPFAVAAALAHPERTVISVNGDGAFGFNAMEIDTAVRHGARAVFTVANNAAWNIERYDQMVNYEGRIAGTELRDSDYAGLAKALGAYAERVDDPSDLEGALRRAMSHAPALLDVKITRDAVSSDAGRGLGYVRLYQPLTAWDDAERKRRDDGGLR, encoded by the coding sequence TTGACCGCCGCGGCGCCGCTGCGCACCTCGACGGCGAGCGCAGCAGAATACCTGGCGCGCGCGCTGCACGCGCGCGGCGTCCGGCGCGTCTTCGGGCTCGAAGGCGGCCACGTCCAGCCGCTGTGGGATCACGTCGCGCGCCTGGGCATCGCGATCGTGGACGTGCGCGACGAGCGCGCCGCCGTGCACATGGCGCACGCGCACGCGGAACTCACCGGAACGGTCGGGATCGCGATGGTGACGGCCGGCCCGGGCGTGACGAATACGGTGACGGCGGTCGCGAACGCGACCACCGCCGGCGTCCCCGTCGTGGTGATCGGCGGAGCGCCGCCGATGCCTCAGGACTACCGCGGTCCGCTGCAAGGGATCCCGCAGGTCGATATCCTCGCCCCGATCGCGCGCTACGCGCGCACCGTGCGCAACGCCGACCTCGTCGTCGGCGAGCTCGACCGTGCGATCTCCGCGGCCGAGGGCGAGTACGGCGATCGCGGCGCGAGCTACATCGAGTTTCCGACCGACGTGCTGCGCACCGAGGTGCCGCGCCAGGTCGTGCTCGACGAATTCGTCGCGCCGCGCGCGCCGCGCAGGATCGCGCCCGATCCGAGCGCCGTCGCGGCGGCCGTCGAGCGGCTGTGGTCGGTGCGCCGGCCCGTCGTCATCACCGGGCGCGGCGCGCGCGGCGCAGCGAGCGAACTGCTCGCTCTGCTCGATGCGCTCGGCGCCGTCTACCTCGACACGCAGGAGAGCCGCGGTCTCGTCCCCGAGTCGCATCCGTCGGTCGTCGGCGCGATGCGCGGCGCGGTGATGGGCCAGGCCGACGTCGTGATCACGGTGGGGCGCAAGCTCGACTATCAACTCGGCTACGGATCGCCGGCGGTCTTTCCGCACGCGACGTTCGTGCGGATCGGCGACGGCGTCGGCGAGATCGGCGACAACCGCCGCGGCGCGCCGGAGATCTTTGCGACGCCGGCGCTCGCGCTCGCCGCGATCGTCGAGGCGGCGCGGGGACGCGCGCCGGCTGCAGACCGTGACTGGGCCGGCGATCTGCGGCGCTCGCACGTCGAGCGCGCGCAGGCCTACGGCGCGAAGCTGGCGCAGGCGCCGTCGGGCGCCGACGGACGGATGCATCCGAACCGCATCTTCGCGGCGATCCGCGCCTGCGTTCCCGACGACGCGATCGCGATCGCCGACGGCGGCGACATCCTCAGCTTCGCGCGGCTCGGTTTGACGCAAGCGACGTACCTCGATTCCGGGACGTTCGGATGTCTGGGCGTCGGCGTGCCGTTCGCAGTCGCCGCTGCGCTCGCGCATCCCGAGCGCACCGTGATCTCGGTGAACGGCGACGGCGCATTCGGCTTCAACGCGATGGAGATCGACACGGCGGTCCGCCACGGCGCGCGCGCCGTCTTCACCGTCGCCAACAACGCGGCGTGGAACATCGAGCGCTACGACCAGATGGTGAACTACGAAGGCCGCATCGCCGGCACCGAACTGCGCGACAGTGACTACGCGGGATTGGCGAAGGCGCTGGGCGCGTACGCCGAGCGCGTCGACGACCCGTCCGATCTGGAAGGTGCGCTGCGGCGCGCGATGTCGCACGCGCCGGCGCTGCTCGACGTCAAGATCACGCGCGACGCGGTCTCGTCCGACGCCGGGAGAGGCCTGGGGTACGTCCGGCTCTATCAGCCGCTGACGGCGTGGGACGACGCCGAACGCAAACGCCGCGACGACGGAGGTCTCCGATGA
- a CDS encoding IS256 family transposase: MADYDLTLSRDAIPALLDQPAALGKLVEVILNQVLEAQMRDHLGAERYERCQEREGYRNGYRDRQLSTRVGSLVLRVPQTRDGSFSTDIFERYRRSEQAFVVGLMEMVVNGVSTRKVTRITEGLCGTSFSKSTVSRLTKALDEPVAGFLNRRLDAAYPFIIVDALFTKVRTDKSVVSKALLIASGIRADGYREILGLSIGDSESFATWNEFFRGLKARGLHGVDVAVSDNHSGLREAIAKQFVGATWQRCQFHVMKNLLDHAPKKERENVTAAARLIFLATDRKEAERRYAEFMARFAETAPKSCVCLEGAFEDMLAILPLPEKYRRRLRTSNMQERLNEEIRRREKVIRIFPNDAAAIRMVGALLSEQNDEWLGRAYFDMTEYFEWKATTVAKPAAVKRDRRAA, encoded by the coding sequence GTGGCCGATTACGATCTTACCCTATCCCGCGACGCGATTCCAGCTTTGCTTGATCAGCCGGCGGCGCTCGGCAAACTCGTCGAAGTGATTCTCAACCAAGTGCTCGAGGCACAGATGCGCGATCATCTGGGCGCCGAGCGGTACGAACGCTGTCAAGAACGGGAGGGCTATCGGAATGGGTATCGCGATCGACAGCTCTCGACCCGCGTCGGATCGCTGGTCCTGCGCGTGCCGCAAACGCGCGACGGCAGCTTCTCAACCGACATCTTTGAGCGTTATCGCCGCAGCGAACAAGCCTTTGTCGTGGGCCTGATGGAGATGGTCGTCAACGGCGTCTCGACGCGGAAGGTCACGCGGATAACCGAAGGCCTCTGCGGGACGTCGTTTTCGAAATCGACGGTAAGTCGCCTTACGAAGGCACTCGACGAACCGGTCGCGGGATTCTTGAATCGCCGGCTCGACGCAGCGTACCCATTCATCATCGTTGACGCGCTCTTTACGAAGGTGCGCACCGACAAGAGCGTCGTCAGCAAAGCACTACTCATCGCGAGCGGCATTCGCGCTGACGGGTACCGCGAAATCCTTGGTCTTTCGATCGGCGATTCGGAGAGCTTTGCGACGTGGAACGAGTTCTTTCGCGGCCTCAAAGCGCGCGGCTTGCACGGCGTCGACGTTGCCGTCTCCGACAATCACTCGGGCTTACGCGAGGCGATCGCCAAGCAATTCGTCGGCGCGACGTGGCAGCGTTGCCAGTTCCACGTGATGAAGAACTTGCTCGATCACGCGCCCAAGAAAGAACGGGAAAACGTAACCGCTGCAGCTCGGCTGATCTTCCTCGCAACTGATCGCAAAGAGGCCGAGCGTCGATATGCGGAATTCATGGCCCGCTTCGCAGAAACGGCGCCCAAGTCGTGCGTGTGCTTGGAAGGAGCGTTCGAAGACATGCTTGCGATCTTGCCGCTGCCGGAGAAATATCGCCGGCGACTGCGCACGAGCAACATGCAAGAGCGGCTCAATGAAGAGATTCGTCGCCGGGAGAAAGTCATTCGCATCTTCCCAAACGACGCCGCGGCGATTCGCATGGTCGGCGCGCTACTCTCCGAGCAAAACGACGAATGGTTAGGCCGAGCCTACTTCGACATGACCGAATACTTCGAATGGAAAGCAACGACGGTGGCCAAGCCGGCCGCCGTAAAACGAGACAGACGAGCAGCCTAA
- a CDS encoding transposase family protein, translated as MRDTEFIRGLLRVEDPWDVTESKLDLKRNRVDVRLEWQGAGRCPKCDRECPKHDHRERVWRDLDLAGDQLFLHASVPRIDCPEHGVTTVAIPWSSGRTEFTWQSPYN; from the coding sequence ATGCGAGACACCGAATTCATCCGCGGGTTGCTGCGCGTCGAAGATCCTTGGGACGTGACCGAATCAAAGCTCGATCTCAAGCGAAATCGGGTCGATGTTCGGCTTGAATGGCAAGGCGCGGGTCGCTGTCCAAAATGCGATCGGGAGTGCCCCAAGCACGATCATCGCGAGCGCGTCTGGCGTGACCTCGATCTGGCCGGCGACCAACTTTTCTTGCACGCCTCCGTACCCCGGATCGATTGTCCCGAGCACGGCGTCACGACCGTTGCGATTCCCTGGTCAAGCGGTCGCACCGAGTTTACGTGGCAGAGTCCCTATAATTGA
- a CDS encoding IS256 family transposase: MADYDLTLSRDAIPALLDQPAALGKLIEVILNQVLEAQMRDHLGAERYQRCEEREGYRNGYRDRQLSTRVGSLVLRVPQTRDGSFSTDIFERYRRSEQAFVVGLMEMVVNGVSTRKVTRITEGLCGTSFSKSTVSRLTKALNEPVAGFLNRRLDAAYPFIIVDALFTKVRTDKSVVSKALLIASGIRADGYREILGLSIGDSESFATWNEFFCGLKARGLHGVDVAVSDNHSGLREAIAKQFVSATWQRCQFHVMKNLLDHTPKKERENVTAAARLIFLATDRKEAERRYAEFMARFAETAPKSCVCLEGAFEDMLAILPLPEKYRRRLRTSNMQERLNEEIRRREKVIRIFPNDAAAIRMVGALLSEQNDEWLGRAYFDMTEYFEWKATTVKRDRRAA; the protein is encoded by the coding sequence GTGGCCGATTACGATCTTACCCTATCCCGCGACGCGATTCCAGCTTTGCTCGATCAGCCGGCAGCGCTCGGCAAACTCATCGAAGTGATTCTCAACCAAGTGCTCGAGGCACAGATGCGCGATCATCTGGGCGCCGAGCGGTACCAGCGCTGTGAAGAACGGGAGGGCTATCGAAATGGGTATCGCGATCGACAGCTCTCGACCCGCGTCGGCTCGCTGGTCCTGCGCGTGCCGCAGACGCGCGACGGCAGCTTCTCAACCGACATCTTCGAGCGTTATCGCCGCAGCGAACAAGCCTTCGTCGTGGGCCTGATGGAGATGGTCGTCAACGGCGTCTCGACGCGGAAGGTCACGCGGATAACCGAAGGCCTCTGCGGGACGTCGTTTTCGAAATCGACGGTAAGTCGCCTTACGAAGGCACTCAACGAACCGGTCGCGGGATTCTTGAATCGCCGGCTCGACGCAGCGTACCCATTCATCATCGTTGACGCGCTCTTCACGAAGGTGCGCACCGACAAGAGCGTCGTCAGCAAAGCGCTGCTCATCGCGAGCGGCATTCGTGCTGACGGATACCGCGAGATCCTTGGTCTTTCGATCGGCGATTCGGAGAGCTTTGCGACGTGGAACGAGTTCTTTTGCGGCCTCAAAGCACGCGGCTTGCACGGCGTCGACGTTGCCGTCTCCGACAATCATTCGGGCTTGCGTGAGGCGATCGCCAAGCAATTCGTCAGCGCGACGTGGCAGCGTTGCCAGTTCCACGTGATGAAGAACTTGCTCGATCACACGCCCAAGAAAGAACGGGAAAACGTAACCGCTGCAGCTCGGCTGATCTTCCTCGCAACTGATCGCAAAGAGGCCGAGCGTCGATATGCGGAATTCATGGCCCGCTTCGCAGAAACGGCGCCCAAGTCGTGCGTGTGCTTGGAAGGAGCGTTCGAAGACATGCTTGCGATCTTGCCGCTGCCGGAGAAATATCGCCGGCGACTGCGCACGAGCAACATGCAAGAGCGGCTCAATGAAGAGATTCGTCGCCGGGAGAAAGTCATTCGCATCTTCCCAAACGACGCCGCGGCGATTCGCATGGTCGGCGCGCTACTCTCCGAGCAAAACGACGAATGGTTAGGCCGAGCCTACTTCGACATGACCGAATACTTCGAATGGAAAGCAACGACCGTAAAACGAGACAGACGAGCAGCCTAA